A single genomic interval of Coccidioides posadasii str. Silveira chromosome 1, complete sequence harbors:
- a CDS encoding uncharacterized protein (antiSMASH:Cluster_1.4~BUSCO:90022at4751~SMCOG1064:glucose-1-phosphate adenylyl/thymidylyltransferase~EggNog:ENOG410PFJ7~COG:J~BUSCO:3917at33183) codes for MVSAQGRRGGGNADPFQGFISADEREELLQAVVLTDTFETRFEPFTLEKPRCLLPLANTLLIDHTLEFLLNAGIEEVFIYTHADCDLVENHLDASKWKSFLSPFKKFKILKTTATSVGDVMRDLHGKHLIAGDFLLVSGDVVSNMPVEEVWAQHRARRIADKNAIMTMILREAGPLHRTKASPTSPVFIIDPTKDRCLHYEEIRRSQTGPKSSYVSIDPDLVKSFPEIDIRNDLIDCGIDICTPEVLGLWADSFDYQSPRKHFLYGVLKDYELNGKTIHTHIVKDHYAARVRNLKAYDSVSRDYISRWVYPLCSDANLFTGDSYRLRRGNVYQEEGVVLSRSAIIKQRTIIGTGTNIGEGTYITDSVIGRRCRIGNNVILDGAYIWDDVVIGDGTEIRHAIVANGVVIGSKCRVEPGVLLSYGVKLGDDVSIPRSMRITKLQQDEARTTSELLGKDCEGYEFVHEYEDEEESDDELAMSGLLYNMAELALSDASISTLASGLSEDEYAMSRQRADSFGTSVSDDEERDHFHHDAVVSIVDSLKEGLSADVVQLELVGLRMSANASEHQVRRAVVTAFMKHAQRQLEEGVSAGEAIKQLLTKYKEMLARIVFDRETDEKPDQVDLLLLFQQDLVERSKGGTILLFVAKELYDLEIVEDEAFEQWWDNDRSTATEALKKVRQQTQPFIDWMMTEESDEEESDEESGEEEDDDDDDDDESE; via the exons ATGGTTTCTGCGCAAGGCCGCCGTGGCGGCGGAAACGCCGATCCGTTCCAGGGATTTATATCAGCAGATGAAAGAGAAGAGTTACTCCAGGCAGTT GTTCTAACCGATACCTTTGAGACGCGGTTTGAGCCTTTTACCCTTGAGAAGCCAAGA TGTCTCTTACCTCTTGCAAATACGCTGTTGATCGACCATACCCTTGAGTTCTTGCTCAATGCGGGAATTGAAGAAGTTTTCATTTACACACACGCGGATTGTGATCTGGTTGAGAACCATCTGGA CGCTTCGAAATGGAAATCTTTCCTCTCTCCTTTTAAGAAGTTCAAGATTCTGAAAACGACGGCTACATCGGTTGGAGATGTGATGCGGGACCTTCACGGTAAGCACCTTATAGCAGGGGATTTTCTGCTGGTCAGCGGCGATGTAGTCAGCAATATGCCTGTTGAAGAAGTATGGGCGCAGCATCGGGCACGAAGAATCGCCGACAAGAACGCAATCATGACTATGATTCTGCGTGAAGCTGGACCGTTGCATCGAACAAAGGCATCTCCGACTTCCCCGGTGTTCATCATTGACCCGACAAAGGACCGATGTTTACATTATGAAGAAATCCGCCGCTCCCAGACCGGTCCGAAATCGTCCTATGTCAGCATCGATCCAGATCTGGTGAAGTCGTTCCCAGAAATTGATATCAGAAACGACCTAATTGACTGCGGTATTGATATTTGCACTCCGGAAGTATTAGGTCTGTGGGCCGATAGTTTCGACTATCAGTCTCCGCGCAAACATTTTCTCTACGGCGTGCTGAAGGATTACGAGTTAAACGGCAAGACTATCCATACGCACATTGTTAAGGACCATTATGCCGCCAGAGTACGAAATCTCAAAGCTTATGATTCTGTAAGCCGAGATTATATTTCGAGATGGGTATACCCGCTCTGTTCCGATGCCAACTTGTTCACTGGTGACTCGTACAGATTACGGCGTGGCAATGTGTACCAAGAGGAGGGTGTGGTTCTCTCAAGGTCCGCGATAATAAAGCAGCGGACAATTATTGGCACAGGAACAAATATTGGCGAAGGGACCTACATTACGGACAGTGTAATTGGTAGGCGCTGTCGTATCGGAAACAATGTCATCTTGGATGGTGCATACATTTGGGACGACGTTGTCATCGGCGATGGGACTGAGATTCGACATGCAATTGTGGCAAATGGGGTAGTAATCGGAAGCAAGTGTCGGGTTGAGCCCGGAGTACTCCTTTCATATGGAGTGAAATTAGGAGACGATGTTTCAATCCCGAGAAGCATGAGGATTACCAAGCTACAACAAGATGAGGCAAGGACTACTTCCGAACTTCTTGGAAAGGATTGTGAGGGCTACGAATTTGTTCATGAGtatgaagatgaagaagaaagtgACGATGAACTTGCCATGTCTGGACTAT TGTATAACATGGCAGAACTCGCATTATCGGATGCGTCGATTTCCACCCTTGCATCTGGGTTATCGGAAGATGAATACGCTATGTCAAGGCAGCGAGCGGACAGTTTTGGCACGTCAGTGTCCGACGATGAAGAAAGGGATCATTTCCATCATGATGCTGTTGTTAGTATTGTTGACAGCCTTAAAGAGGGCTTGAGTGCCGATGTTGTGCAGCTCGAACTCGTCGGACTACGCATGAGTGCCAATGCGTCAGAACATCAAGTCCGACGGGCAGTGGTAACAGCATTCATGAAGCATGCACAGCGCCAGCTCGAAGAGGGCGTAAGCGCCGGAGAGGCAATCAAGCAGCTTCTTACTAAATACAAGGAAATGCTTGCCCGGATTGTGTTTGATCGGGAAACTGATGAGAAGCCGGACCAAGTTGACTTGCTGCTCTTGTTCCAGCAGGACCTCGTTGAGCGGAGCAAAGGGGGTACAATCCTTTTGTTTGTTGCAAAGGAGCTTTATGATTTGGAAATAGTCGAGGACGAGGCATTTGAGCAATGGTGGGACAACGACCGGTCAACGGCTACTGAGGCATTGAAGAAAGTTAGGCAGCAGACTCAGCCCTTTATTGACTGGATGATGACCGAGGAGAGCGATGAAGAAGAGTCTGATGAGGAATCgggtgaagaagaagatgatgatgatgatgacgatgatgagaGTGAATAA
- a CDS encoding uncharacterized protein (antiSMASH:Cluster_1.4~EggNog:ENOG410PHQN~COG:O~BUSCO:4814at33183): MDSDDEFMSDVTSQLDEDMDFIGTQDSDEDSLGEDFDADLGASFTDEKEVTKKSRKAYEVEFKVLSPDDIQREQTVQINEVSSILGLPPESAAILLRFGRWNRERLIESYMDHPEKILEEAGLGSNITGTPKTEVVDGFICDICCEDGEDLQTFAMRCGHRFCVDCYRHYLVQKIKEEGEAARIQCPQDQCQQIVDSKSLELLVPDDIKERYHILLTRTYVDDKANLKWCPAPNCEFAVDCSVKTRELDRIVPTVRCSCAHMFCFGCTLNDHQPAPCAIVKMWLKKCKDDSETANWISANTKECPKCHSTIEKNGGCNHMTCRKCKHEFCWMCMGLWSEHGTSWYNCNRYEEKSGAEARDAQARSRRSLERYLHYYNRYANHEQSAKLDKDLYLKTEKKMVNLQTQSGMSWIEVQFLDTASRTLQECRQTLKWTYAFAFYLARNNLTEMFEDNQKDLELAVESLSEMFEKPVAELAEVKGDILDKTAYCDRRRCTLLSYTAENLKAGEWSFNVDITMA, translated from the exons ATGGATTCGGACGACGAGTTCATGAGCGATGTGACAAGCCAGCTTGACGAAGATATGGATTTCATTGGTACTCAAGATAGTGATGAGGATAGTCTAGGTGAAG ATTTTGACGCTGACCTGGGTGCCTCTTTCACGGACGAGAAAGAAGTAACGAAGAAGTCACGGAAAGCCTATGAAGTCGAATTCAAAGTCCTGAGCCCGGATGATATACAACGAGAGCAAACGGTACAGATCAACGAGGTCTCCTCTATCCTCGGCCTACCCCCTGAGTCTGCGGCTATTTTACTCCGGTTCGGTCGGTGGAACAGAGAGAGGCTGATCGAGTCGTATATGGACCACCCAGAGAAAATATTAGAAGAGGCGGGACTAGGGTCTAATATCACCGGAACGCCGAAGACGGAAGTTGTCGATGGGTTTATTTGTGATATTTGCTGTGAGGACGGCGAGGATTTGCAAACATTTGCCATGCGATGTGGTCATAGATTCTGCGTTGATTGCTATCGTCATTATCTTGTGCAGAAAATCAAGGAGGAAGGTGAGGCAGCTAGGATACAATGCCCGCAAGACCAGTGTCAACAAATTGTGGACTCGAAAAGTCTCGAATTACTCGTTCCGGATGACATTAAGGAGAG GTACCATATCCTCTTAACAAGAACCTACGTTGACGACAAAGCGAACTTGAAATGGTGCCCGGCCCCGAATTGCGAATTTGCTGTGGATTGCTCGGTAAAGACGCGAGAACTCGACCGGATCGTCCCCACAGTACGTTGCTCGTGCGCACACATGTTCTGCTTCGGCTGTACTCTAAACGACCATCAACCCGCTCCCTGCGCCATTGTCAAAATGTGgttgaagaagtgcaaggACGATTCAGAAACCGCAAACTGGATATCAGCCAACACTAAGGAGTGTCCCAAATGTCACTCGACAATAGAAAAGAATGGTGGATGTAACCATATGACATGTCGAAAGTGCAAGCACGAATTTTGCTGGATGTGTATGGGCCTGTGGTCAGAACACGGCACCAGCTGGTATAACTGCAATCGTTACGAAGAGAAGTCTGGCGCCGAGGCGCGGGATGCCCAGGCACGGTCTCgaagatctcttgaaagataTCTCCATTATTACAACCGTTATGCAAATCACGAGCAGTCGGCCAAGCTCGACAAGGATCTATATCTGAAGAcggagaagaagatggtAAACCTCCAGACTCAATCAGGCATGTCGTGGATCGAGGTGCAATTTTTGGATACGGCCTCCCGAACTCTCCAAGAGTGCAGGCAGACACTCAAATGGACATATGCTTTCGCCTTTTACCTTGCACGTAACAATTTGACCGAGATGTTTGAAGACAACCAGAAGGACCTAGAATTGGCCGTGGAAAGCTTAAGTGAGATGTTCGAAAAGCCCGTTGCCGAATTAGCGGAAGTGAAGGGCGACATTCTAGATAAGACAGCATATTGCGATCGAAGGCGATGCACGTTACTCAGCTATACAGCTGAGAATTTGAAAGCTG GGGAATGGTCCTTCAATGTTGATATTACCATGGCATAG